A DNA window from Leptolyngbya sp. KIOST-1 contains the following coding sequences:
- a CDS encoding acetate/propionate family kinase, with product MKILVLNAGSSSHKSCLFDLSQGDVGAVPQPLWRAALDWTHQPGKVELSASGGGETIQQVLPITDKAKGLKAMVNTLVDGPTQVLEGLAAIDVVGHRVVHGGREYIDSVRIDDRVKAAIERLIPLAPAHNPANLQGIEALEDILGDRPQVAVFDTAFHARMPEAAATYPGPHAWVEQGIRRYGFHGISHQYVAQRTADMMNCDLAELKILTCHLGNGCSLAAVKGGISVDTTMGFTPLDGLMMGSRSGSVDPGILIYLMRQEGYSADQLDRLLNKESGLQGLSGQSNDMRSVVEAMEGGNPQAQLAFDTFIHRLRREMGGMVASLGGLDAVVFTAGIGENSPLVWQQACAPFEFLGLRLRSDLTRSKEDQDIASDNSRVRSLVIHTQEEWAIAQACLALL from the coding sequence ATGAAAATTCTCGTGCTCAATGCCGGGTCGAGCAGCCACAAAAGCTGTCTGTTTGACCTCAGCCAGGGGGACGTGGGCGCGGTACCCCAGCCCCTCTGGCGCGCCGCCCTCGACTGGACCCACCAGCCGGGCAAGGTGGAACTCTCCGCCAGCGGTGGGGGCGAAACCATTCAGCAGGTGCTGCCCATTACCGACAAAGCCAAGGGCCTAAAGGCGATGGTAAATACGTTGGTGGATGGGCCAACCCAGGTGCTTGAGGGTCTTGCCGCCATCGATGTCGTGGGCCACCGGGTGGTGCACGGCGGGCGCGAGTACATCGACAGCGTACGCATAGACGATCGGGTTAAAGCGGCCATCGAACGGTTGATTCCCCTGGCCCCGGCCCACAACCCAGCGAATTTGCAGGGCATTGAGGCCCTGGAGGACATTTTGGGTGACCGGCCCCAGGTGGCGGTGTTCGATACCGCTTTCCACGCCCGCATGCCCGAGGCCGCCGCCACCTACCCCGGCCCCCACGCCTGGGTCGAGCAGGGTATTCGCCGCTACGGTTTCCACGGCATTAGCCACCAGTACGTGGCCCAGCGGACCGCCGATATGATGAACTGCGATCTGGCTGAACTGAAAATTCTCACCTGCCACCTGGGCAACGGCTGCTCCCTGGCGGCGGTGAAGGGTGGCATTAGCGTGGATACTACGATGGGCTTTACGCCCCTGGATGGGCTGATGATGGGTAGCCGCTCGGGCAGCGTTGATCCCGGCATTTTGATTTACCTGATGCGTCAGGAGGGCTACAGCGCCGACCAACTCGATCGCTTGCTGAACAAAGAGTCTGGCCTGCAAGGGCTGTCGGGCCAATCCAATGACATGCGATCGGTGGTTGAGGCGATGGAGGGGGGCAACCCCCAGGCCCAGCTCGCCTTTGATACCTTTATTCACCGCCTGCGCCGCGAAATGGGCGGCATGGTCGCCAGCCTGGGCGGGCTGGATGCGGTGGTGTTTACCGCTGGCATTGGCGAAAATAGCCCTCTGGTGTGGCAGCAGGCCTGCGCGCCCTTTGAGTTTCTGGGGCTGCGACTGCGGTCAGACCTGACTCGCTCCAAGGAGGACCAGGATATTGCCAGTGATAATTCCAGGGTGCGATCGCTGGTGATCCACACCCAGGAAGAATGGGCGATCGCCCAGGCCTGCCTGGCCCTCCTTTAG
- a CDS encoding histidine phosphatase family protein: MSLHLYFLRHGETESSQTGTYCGFTDVNLTEAGTAMAQAFADKYQRLEWQAVYASPLKRTVATATPLCQAIGQTMQLRDGLKEMFFGEWEEKTHEYVHEHYNDDYIRWLTEPAWNPPTGGETGVQVASRASLVVAEIEANHTEGNVLIVSHKTTIRLILCNLLGIDSGRYRDRIHLPVASVSLVCFDRHGPMLVKHGDRSHLPEELDSRPGT, translated from the coding sequence ATGTCCCTCCACCTCTACTTCCTCCGCCACGGCGAAACCGAATCGAGCCAGACTGGCACCTACTGTGGCTTTACTGACGTAAACCTGACCGAGGCTGGCACGGCGATGGCCCAGGCCTTTGCCGACAAGTACCAGCGCCTGGAGTGGCAGGCGGTCTACGCCAGCCCGCTGAAGCGCACCGTGGCTACGGCGACGCCCCTCTGTCAGGCGATTGGCCAGACCATGCAGCTGCGCGATGGACTCAAGGAAATGTTCTTTGGCGAGTGGGAAGAAAAAACCCACGAGTACGTGCACGAGCACTACAACGACGACTACATTCGCTGGCTGACCGAACCCGCCTGGAACCCACCAACCGGTGGTGAAACCGGGGTACAGGTGGCCAGCCGCGCTTCGCTGGTAGTGGCCGAAATTGAGGCCAACCACACAGAAGGCAATGTGCTGATTGTGTCCCACAAGACAACGATTCGGCTGATTCTCTGTAACCTGTTGGGCATCGATAGCGGTCGGTACCGCGATCGCATTCACCTGCCCGTCGCCTCGGTGAGCCTGGTCTGCTTCGACCGCCACGGTCCCATGCTGGTCAAGCACGGCGATCGCTCCCACTTGCCAGAGGAGCTAGATTCAAGGCCGGGAACGTAG